From the genome of Mesorhizobium japonicum MAFF 303099, one region includes:
- a CDS encoding DUF2147 domain-containing protein yields MQGTIAFLCAVSLGSAAQADALSDSRGTWMRDDGNAKVSIAPCGQQLCATNLWIGDTSKGEQVGDMLIMTLRPASQGMLAGKAYDPKRNRTYSMTLTVKKGGLTTRGCIGAGLICKSVRWTPAK; encoded by the coding sequence ATGCAAGGGACAATCGCATTCCTTTGTGCCGTGTCTCTCGGGTCGGCGGCACAAGCCGACGCATTGTCGGACAGCCGCGGCACCTGGATGCGCGACGACGGCAACGCCAAGGTATCGATCGCGCCTTGTGGACAGCAATTATGCGCGACCAATCTGTGGATCGGCGACACAAGCAAGGGTGAGCAGGTCGGCGACATGTTGATCATGACGCTGAGACCGGCGTCACAAGGCATGCTGGCCGGAAAGGCTTACGACCCCAAGCGAAACCGTACCTATTCAATGACGTTGACGGTGAAGAAGGGGGGCCTCACCACGCGGGGCTGCATAGGCGCAGGCTTGATTTGCAAGAGCGTGCGCTGGACCCCGGCAAAATGA